A stretch of Eubalaena glacialis isolate mEubGla1 chromosome 10, mEubGla1.1.hap2.+ XY, whole genome shotgun sequence DNA encodes these proteins:
- the TRMT112 gene encoding multifunctional methyltransferase subunit TRM112-like protein codes for MKLLTHNLLSSHVRGVGPRGFPLRLQATEVRISPVEFNPDFVARMIPKVEWAALLEAADTLHLVEVPKEPIQGYERDERFLRQMHHVLLEVDVLEGTLQCPESGRLFPISRGIPNMLLSDEETET; via the exons ATGAAGCTGCTCACCCACAACCTGCTGAGCTCGCATGTGCGGGGGGTGGGGCCCCGTGGCTTCCCCCTGCGCCTCCAG GCCACCGAGGTCCGCATCAGCCCTGTGGAGTTCAACCCCGACTTCGTAGCTCGTATGATACCCAAAGTGGAGTGGGCGGCGCTTCTGGAGGCTGCCGACACC TTGCATCTGGTCGAGGTGCCCAAAGAGCCGATTCAGGGATATGAGCGTGACGAGAGATTTCTGAGACAGATGCACCACGTTCTGCTGGAG GTGGATGTGTTGGAGGGCACCCTGCAGTGCCCAGAGTCGGGACGTCTGTTCCCCATCAGCCGTGGGATCCCCAACATGCTGCTgagtgatgaggaaactgagacttaa
- the PRDX5 gene encoding peroxiredoxin-5, mitochondrial: MPLAWLCTLGGRGGSAVSRAAVVEWAAAAAAAGAGGCVKGGLEWTLGGVRGFRSAAVGMAPIKVGDAIPSVVVFEGKPGNKVNLAELFKGKKGVLFGVPGAFTPGCSKTHLPGYVEQAGALKAKGIEVVACLSVNDVFVTEEWGRAHSTEGKVRLLADPTGAFGKETDLLLDDSLVSLFGNRRLKRFSMVIEDGIVKSLNVEPDGTGLTCSLASNIISQL, translated from the exons ATGCCGCTGGCGTGGCTGTGCACCCTGGGCGGTAGAGGGGGCTCGGCGGTCTCTCGGGCGGCCGTCGTTGagtgggcggcggcggcggcagcagcgggaGCTGGAGGGTGCGTGAAAGGAGGCCTAGAGTGGACGCTTGGCGGGGTCCGAGGTTTCAGAAGCGCTGCTGTAGGCATGGCCCCGATCAAG GTGGGAGATGCCATCCCATCGGTGGTGGTATTCGAAGGGAAGCCTGGGAACAAGGTGAACCTGGCAGAGCTGTTCAAGGGCAAGAAGGGGGTGCTCTTTGGAGTCCCTGGGGCCTTTACCCCCGGCTGTTCCAAG ACCCACCTGCCAGGGTACGTGGAGCAGGCTGGCGCTCTGAAGGCCAAGGGCATCGAGGTGGTGGCGTGTCTGAGCGTTAATGATGTCTTTGTGACTGAAGAGTGGGGACGAGCGCACAGCACAGAAGGCAAG GTTCGGCTCCTGGCCGACCCCACTGGGGCCTTTGGAAAG GAGACAGATTTGTTACTAGATGATTCACTGGTGTCCCTCTTTGGGAATCGACGGCTGAAGAG GTTCTCCATGGTGATAGAGGATGGCATCGTGAAGTCCCTGAACGTGGAGCCAGATGGCACGGGCCTCACCTGCAGTCTGGCCTCCAACATCATCTCACAGCTCTGA